The proteins below are encoded in one region of Lactuca sativa cultivar Salinas chromosome 3, Lsat_Salinas_v11, whole genome shotgun sequence:
- the LOC111884460 gene encoding callose synthase 7 isoform X2, whose product MASTSGTKDEVGPPRSLSRRMTRTSTMVDPNAEGVDSELVPSSLASIAPILRVANEIEKDNDRVAYLCRFHAFEKAHRMDPISSGRGVRQFKTYLLHRLQKEEETTKPRLAKSDPREIQKFYQNFYEKNIREGQYTKKPEEMAKIYQIATVLYDVLRTVVPASKIEQETQQYARDVDANREQHEHYNILPLYAVGNKPAITRLPEIQAALRAIRTVDNLPSVRRIGDADKPINDILEWLSLIFGFQKGNVANQREHLVLLLANIDRRSKGVDDYDQLGSQTVKHLLDKTFKNYVSWCHYLHRTSIIDSNKVPNSADRQQLHLLYIGLYLLIWGEASNIRFMPECLCYIFHNMANEMHGTLFGNVQPVSGGTYQAAAVDEEAFLREVISPVYDVLRKEARRNQGGKASHASWRNYDDLNEYFWSDKCLKLGWPMDRKSDFFVHSDESSRHHAGRNQVVSGKKKPKTNFVEVRTFLHLYRSFDRMWIFLILVLQAMIIVAWHGDGSIFGILDEGVIKSIFSIFITHAILNFIQASLDIILSFNAWGSLKPTQILRYILKFIVAAFWVVILPVCYSRSVPNPTGLVKFVSTLGGNWREQSLYNYLIAIYLIPNILAAFLFLLPPIRRHMERSNWRIVTLLMWWAQPKLYVGRGMHEDIFSLFKYTLFWIVLLISKFAFSYYVEILPLVTPTKLIMKMHVSSYEWHEFFPNMTHNIGVVISIWAPIVMVYFMDTQIWYAIYATIIGGIYGAFSHLGEIRTLGMLRSRFESVPLAFVERLVPMQKDPKRDHVEDDLSVRKNIAKFSQVWNEFIFSMRMEDLISNSETDLLLVPYTTSDVPVVQWPPFLLASKIPIALDMAKDFKGKEDADLFRKITNDDYMRSAVMECYQTLKEILFELIDDDRDNMILQHICHEIETSIQQRTFLSKFRMSELPSLNDKLEKFLDHLLADNVDDEKYTSQIINVFQDIMEIITQDVMNNGHEILERAHAHHHDNDKKERFERINVQLTQIRSWKEKVVRLRLLLTVKESAINVPTNLEARRRITFFANSLYMKMPNAPIVRNMLSFSVLTPYYKEDVLYSDDELKKENEDGITILFYLQKIYPDEWKNFEERIAGSEDKTEATRQWVSYRGQTLSRTVRGMMYYKEALQLQCFLDYAKDNEIFTGFRTANVNKHHMDLKERASAMADLKFTYVVSCQIYGAQKKSSEERDQSCYTNILNLMLTYPSLRVAYIDEREATINGRSQKVYYSVLVKGGDSLDEEIYRIKLPGPPTEIGEGKPENQNHAIIFTRGEALQTIDMNQDNYFEEAFKMRNVLEEFHKDHHGQRRPTILGLRENIFTGSVSSLAWFMSNQETSFVTIGQRVLADPLRVRFHYGHPDIFDRLFHITRGGVSKASRTINLSEDIFSGYNSTLRGGYVTHHEYIQVGKGRDVGMNQISLFEAKVANGNGEQTLSRDVYRLGRRFDFYRMFSFYFTTVGFYFSSMVTVLIVYAFLYGRMYMVLSGLEGRILEDASLSSNKALEEALATQSVFQLGLLLVLPMVMEIGLERGFRTALGDFIIMQLQLASVFFTFQLGTKAHYYGRTILHGGSKYRATGRGFVVFHAKFAENYRLYSRSHFVKGLELGILLVIYQVYGNSYRSSNLYLFITFSIWFLVASWLFAPFVFNPSGFDWQKTVEDWTDWKRWMGNRGGIGIAQDKSWESWWDAEQQHLKYTNIRGRILEIILACRFFIYQYGLVYHLNISRGSTSILVYALSWLVMISALLALKLVSMGRRRFGTDLQLMFRILKALLFLGFLSIMTVLFVVCGLTISDIFAAFLAFLPTGWAFMLIGQACRPCVKGIGFWDSIMELGRAYECLMGLVIFMPIVILSWFPFVSEFQTRLLFNQAFSRGLQISMILAGKKDKDKT is encoded by the exons ATGGCGAGTACGAGTGGGACCAAAGATGAGGTGGGCCCACCGAGGTCGTTGTCAAGGAGGATGACGAGGACTTCCACTATGGTTGATCCTAATGCCGAAGGTGTTGATAGCGAGCTTGTTCCTTCTTCCCTTGCTTCTATTGCTCCCATCCTTCGGGTTGCCAATGAGATCGAGAAGGATAATGACAGAGTTGCTTACTTGT GCCGGTTTCATGCATTTGAGAAGGCCCACAGGATGGATCCTATATCTAGTGGACGTGGTGTTCGCCAATTCAAGACCTACCTGCTACATAGACTTCAGAAG GAAGAAGAAACGACAAAACCTCGGCTAGCAAAAAGTGATCCTAGGGAAATCCAGAAGTTCTACCAGAACTTCTATGAGAAAAACATCAGAGAAGGCCAATACACAAAGAAACC TGAGGAGATGGCCAAGATTTATCAGATTGCAACGGTTTTATATGATGTACTAAGGACTGTGGTACCTGCTTCAAAAATCGAGCAAGAG ACTCAACAATACGCAAGAGATGTAGATGCAAACAGAGAACAACATGAACACTATAACATCCTTCCTTTGTATGCTGTTGGAAATAAACCAGCAATTACAAGGCTTCCCGAG ATCCAAGCAGCTCTTCGAGCAATTCGCACTGTGGATAACCTTCCATCTGTTAGAAGGATAGGAGACGCAGACAAACCTATTAATGATATTCTGGAGTGGTTATCATTAATTTTTGGTTTTCAG AAAGGAAATGTTGCAAATCAACGGGAGCACTTGGTATTGTTACTTGCAAATATTGATAGAAGGTCGAAGGGTGTTGATGATTATGATCAG TTGGGTAGCCAAACGGTAAAGCATTTACTGGATAAAACTTTCAAGAACTATGTCTCATGGTGTCATTATTTGCACCGAACATCAATCATTGA TTCAAATAAGGTTCCAAATAGTGCTGATAGGCAGCAGTTGCATCTTCTCTACATTGGACTCTATCTACTCATCTGGGGTGAAGCTTCAAACATACGGTTCATGCCTGAATGCCTTTGCTATATTTTTCATAAT ATGGCAAACGAAATGCATGGAACTTTATTTGGCAATGTCCAACCTGTAAGTGGAGGGACATATCAAGCAGCAGCAGTTGATGAGGAAGCATTTCTGCGTGAGGTCATCTCACCTGTTTATGATGTTCTTCGTAAG GAAGCCAGGAGAAATCAAGGTGGCAAAGCAAGCCATGCTTCATGGAGAAATTATGATGATCTTAATGAATATTTTTG GTCTGACAAATGCCTTAAGTTAGGCTGGCCAATGGATCGCAAGTCTGACTTTTTTGTTCACTCTGATGAGTCATCGCGTCATCATGCA GGGCGCAATCAAGTAGTATCTGGAAAGAAGAAGCCTAAAACAAATTTTGTTGAAGTGCGTACATTTTTGCACCTTTACAGGAGTTTTGATCGGATGTGGATATTCCTCATATTGGTCTTGCAG GCTATGATCATTGTTGCATGGCATGGAGATGGATCAATCTTTGGAATTTTGGATGAAGGTGTCATCAAAAGTATCTTCAGCATATTCATTACTCATGCTATACTTAATTTTATCCAAG CTAGTCTAGACATAATCCTTAGTTTCAATGCCTGGGGGAGCTTAAAACCTACACAGATTCTTCGCTATATACTCAAATTCATTGTAGCTGCATTTTGGGTAGTAATCTTGCCAGTTTGTTACTCAAGATCAGTTCCAAATCCAACAGGACTTGTGAAGTTTGTCAGTACTTTGGGGGGAAATTGGAGAGAGCAATCACTTTATAACTACCTTATAGCAATTTACTTGATACCCAACATACTGGCTGCCTTTCTATTTCTGCTTCCACCTATAAGAAGACACATGGAACGTTCCAATTGGCGCATAGTTACTCTTCTAATGTGGTGGGCACAG CCAAAACTCTATGTTGGAAGAGGCATGCATGAAGACATCTTTTCGCTTTTCAA GTATACTCTATTTTGGATAGTGCTGCTAATAAGCAAGTTCGCTTTCAGCTACTATGTGGAG ATACTGCCACTGGTCACACCCACAAAGTTAATCATGAAAATGCATGTTAGCAGCTATGAGTGGCATGAGTTCTTTCCCAACA TGACCCACAATATTGGCGTTGTTATTTCTATTTGGGCTCCAATTGTCATG gtCTATTTCATGGACACACAAATTTGGTACGCGATATATGCTACTATTATTGGTGGAATCTATGGGGCCTTCAGCCACTTGGGTGAG ATACGGACACTTGGCATGCTAAGGTCACGATTTGAATCGGTTCCTTTAGCTTTTGTTGAACGCCTTGTGCCTATGCAAAAAGATCCTAAAagagatcatgtggaagatgatcTATCTGTGAGAAAGAACATAGCAAAATTTTCACAGGTGTGGAATGAATTCATATTTTCAATGCGGATGGAAGACTTGATCAGCAACAG TGAGACAGATCTGCTTCTTGTACCTTATACTACAAGTGATGTTCCAGTTGTCCAGTGGCCACCATTCTTGCTTGCTAGTAAG ATCCCCATTGCATTAGACATGGCCAAAGATTTCAAAGGAAAGGAAGATGCAGACCTGTTCAGGAAGATCACTAATGATGATTATATGCGGTCAGCAGTGATGGAATGCTACCAAACACTTAAGGAAATATTATTTGAACTTATTGATGATGACCGAGATAATAT GATCTTACAGCATATATGCCATGAAATAGAAACTAGCATTCAACAGCGAACGTTTTTGAGTAAATTTCGTATGAGCGAATTGCCTTCACTCAATGATAAGCTGGAGAAGTTCTTGGATCATCTG CTAGCAGATAATGTTGATGATGAGAAATACACATCCCAAATCATCAATGTTTTTCAGGATATCATGGAGATTATCACACAAGATGTTATGAATAATGGACACGA GATACTTGAAAGAGCTCATGCTCATCATCATGATAATGACAAAAAGGAAAGATTTGAGCGAATCAATGTCCAATTAACTCAAATCAGATCATGGAAGGAAAAG GTGGTGAGGCTTCGTTTGCTTTTGACTGTCAAGGAATCGGCAATTAATGTGCCTACAAATTTGGAAGCTCGTAGGCGTATCACTTTCTTTGCAAACTCCTTATATATGAAAATGCCAAATGCTCCAATTGTCCGCAACATGCTCTCATTTAG TGTTTTGACTCCATACTACAAAGAAGATGTTCTCTATTCAGATGATGAGCTTAAGAAGGAAAATGAAGATGGaattacaattttattttatctccAGAAGATATATCCAG ATGAATGGAAGAATTTTGAAGAGCGGATTGCAGGTAGTGAGGATAAAACAGAAGCCACACGTCAATGGGTTTCTTACAGGGGGCAGACTCTTTCCAGAACAG TGAGAGGGATGATGTACTACAAGGAAGCTCTTCAGCTTCAATGCTTCCTAGACTATGCAAAAGACAATG AGATTTTTACTGGATTCCGGACAGCTAACGTGAACAAACATCACATGGATCTCAAAGAACGTGCAAGTGCAATGGCTGATTTGAAGTTCACCTATGTTGTCTCTTGCCAGATTTATGGTGCTCAAAAGAAATCCAGCGAGGAGAGAGATCAAAGTTGTTATACCAACATCTTGAATCTCATGCTGAC ATATCCTTCTTTACGAGTTGCTTATATAGATGAGAGAGAGGCTACCATCAATGGTAGATCTCAGAAGGTTTACTACTCTGTTCTAGTCAAGGGTGGGGATTCTTTAGATGAG GAAATATATCGTATCAAGCTTCCAGGCCCCCCTACAGAAATTGGTGAAGGAAAACCTGAAAACCAAAACCATGCCATCATTTTTACCCGTGGAGAAGCGCTACAGACAATCGACATGAATCAG GACAATTACTTTGAGGAAGCATTCAAAATGAGAAATGTATTGGAGGAATTTCACAAGGATCATCATGGCCAACGTAGACCAACAATTTTGGGGTTGAGAGAAAATATCTTCACTGGAAG TGTATCATCACTAGCTTGGTTCATGTCCAATCAGGAGACAAGTTTTGTGACAATTGGCCAAAGGGTTTTAGCAGACCCTCTGAG GGTGCGATTCCATTACGGTCACCCTGACATATTTGACAGACTCTTTCACATCACACGGGGTGGCGTAAGTAAAGCTTCTAGAACCATCAACCTGAGTGAGGATATATTTTCAG GTTATAACTCCACTCTGCGTGGAGGTTATGTGACACATCATGAATATATCCAAGTAGGAAAAGGTCGTGATGTTGGTATGAATCAGATATCCCTTTTCGAAGCTAAAGTTGCAAATGGAAACGGCGAACAGACACTCAGCCGTGATGTTTACCGACTTGGTCGCCGTTTTGATTTTTACAGAATGTTCTCATTCTACTTCACCACAGTTGGTTTCTACTTTAGCAGCATG GTCACTGTGCTGATTGTTTATGCCTTTCTATACGGACGTATGTACATGGTTTTGAGTGGGTTGGAAGGGCGGATATTAGAAGATGCAAGTCTTAGTAGCAACAAAGCCCTGGAAGAAGCTTTAGCCACCCAATCCGTCTTTCAGCTCGGTTTACTTCTCGTGCTTCCTATGGTTATGGAAATCGGTCTAGAAAGAGGATTTCGCACTGCATTAGGCGACTTTATCATAATGCAACTCCAACTCGCCTCTGTGTTTTTCACTTTCCAGCTTGGAACAAAAGCACATTACTATGGAAGAACAATTCTACATGGAGGCTCAAAATATCGCGCCACTGGTCGTGGTTTTGTTGTCTTCCATGCAAAATTTGCTGAAAATTACAGGTTATATTCACGTAGTCACTTTGTGAAAGGGTTGGAATTGGGGATTCTGCTTGTTATCTATCAGGTGTATGGGAATTCGTACCGGAGTTCAAATCTATACCTGTTTATAACGTTCTCGATATGGTTCTTGGTGGCTTCGTGGTTGTTTGCTCCATTTGTGTTCAATCCTTCGGGATTTGATTGGCAGAAAACAGTGGAGGATTGGACTGATTGGAAAAGGTGGATGGGGAATCGTGGTGGGATTGGAATTGCACAGGATAAAAGTTGGGAATCATGGTGGGATGCAGAACAGCAGCATCTTAAGTACACAAACATAAGGGGAAGAATTCTTGAAATTATACTTGCGTGTCGCTTCTTCATCTATCAGTATGGACTTGTGTATCATCTTAATATTTCACGTGGAAGCACGAGTATACTG gtTTATGCGCTTTCGTGGTTGGTCATGATATCTGCTCTTCTAGCAttgaag TTGGTGTCAATGGGGAGAAGAAGATTTGGCACAGACTTACAGCTGATGTTCAGGATCTTAAAGGCGCTTCTCTTCCTTGGCTTCCTTTCAATAATGACAGTCTTATTTGTTGTATGTGGCCTGACCATCAGTGACATATTTGCTGCCTTCCTTGCCTTTTTGCCAACAGGCTGGGCATTCATGTTG ATTGGTCAAGCGTGCAGGCCTTGTGTAAAAGGCATAGGATTTTGGGACTCAATAATGGAGTTAGGGCGTGCATACGAATGCTTGATGGGATTGGTGATATTTATGCCAATTGTCATACTTTCATGGTTCCCTTTCGTATCAGAGTTCCAAACAAGGCTGCTTTTCAATCAAGCATTCAGCAGAGGTCTCCAGATTTCAATGATTCTTGCTGGGAAGAAGGACAAGGACAAGACCTAA